One Benincasa hispida cultivar B227 chromosome 5, ASM972705v1, whole genome shotgun sequence genomic window carries:
- the LOC120077337 gene encoding uncharacterized protein LOC120077337, which translates to MSTPLDQLQPPPSLHSAHASVGPLIAVLAVISILGVIAGMIGRLCSGRPVFGYGAHYDVEDWIEKKCASCLDGSLDPPPPPPPHLRRPPLLDSVPVAEPLGGPPPEIKQGADADAVVDTDVKRENLQSAPPGTGGES; encoded by the coding sequence ATGTCCACTCCCCTCGACCAGCTCCAGCCCCCGCCGTCCCTCCACTCCGCCCACGCCTCCGTCGGCCCACTCATCGCCGTCCTCGCCGTCATTTCCATCCTCGGCGTCATTGCCGGTATGATTGGCCGCCTTTGCTCTGGCCGCCCTGTCTTCGGCTACGGCGCCCACTACGATGTCGAGGATTGGATCGAGAAGAAATGTGCTTCCTGCCTCGACGGCTCCCTCGaccctcctcctcctcctccgcCGCATCTCCGCCGCCCGCCGCTTCTCGATTCTGTTCCTGTGGCTGAACCGCTTGGTGGGCCACCACCGGAGATCAAGCAAGGTGCCGATGCCGATGCCGTCGTGGATACCGATGTTAAACGCGAGAATTTGCAGTCGGCGCCCCCTGGAACCGGCGGTGAGTCgtga